In Pirellula sp. SH-Sr6A, the DNA window GATGCGATCGATGAAGGAGGTTTCGGATGCGTTGGCCGGCTCTCTTCCTTTGCCCAAAGAGCTTCGGCCCCTGCGGATTGTTTTGGTGGCGGGAAAGAAAGATCATGGACCGGGCGAACACGATTATCCCGCCTGGCAAGTTCAATGGGGTAGTCTTTTGACCGCCGCCGAAGAATCCACGATCGAGACTGCGTGGGACTTTCCCAGCGAGGAACAACTTCAAACCGCCGATGTTTTGATCTTCTTCCAGAAGGGAGATTGGAATGACGATCGGGCCAGCAAGATGGATGCGTATTTTGAGAGAGGGGGCGGAGCGATTTATTTGCACTGGGCAGTGAATGGGGGAGATCGCGCCGCGCCATTTGCTGAAAGGATCGGGATGGCGTCCAAAGCGGGTGCGATTCGTTACCGCCATGGTCCGCTTCGATTGGAGTTAGCGAATACAGACCACCCCATTCTCCGGAATTTGGACGAATTGGATTTGCTCGATGAAAGCTATTGGACATTGGCCGGTGACCCTGCGCAAATCACGCTGCTCGCATCCAGTCCCGAGGAGGGAAAACTTTGGCCCCAAATCTGGTGCTACGAACGGGCAAAAGGGCGAGTGTTCGTTGCCATTCCTGGTCATTACAACTGGACGTTCGACGATCCGCTGTTTCGCGTCGTCCTACTGCGAGGAATCGCTTGGTCCTGCCGCGAACCCATCGATCGCTTCAACGAGCTTGTGTTGCCAGGCGCGAGGGTGAAGTAACTTAAATCAGCTTTCGTTCCGTTGACAGCGTCATCTGGTTTGGTGGTGCGTGTACGCCTGCAGAGACTGCCCAACTGGCGAAGACGCATAGGGGTTATGACTCGGCCGGCGAGCCACCTGAGGGAGGGCGTGTAACACACGCGCGACATCGTCGGTACTTCGTGTAACCTATTACCGTAAAAAGCGATGCCGTGAGCAGCCCCCAGACCAACCCATAACTTACCGATAAAACAAGCTGGCGTCCTCGAAACAAATGCACCATGCAGAGAACGACGAACGAAACAGCGAACGCGCACAGGAATCGCGAGAACCAGTCTTTACCTGTCAAGGTAGATTCCTTCCGTGGCACACAGTCCACGTTTCGCACAGGGTTCCATTCTTGCATTGGCTGATTTGGGTAGGAGGAGGATGAAGAGTCGGGACTAGAGAGCGGATTCTTGTCTGGCGAGGGTGATGAGCATAACGTCGGGCGGTGTGCTTTGCCCCAATTGACGCAGCATGTTATTGAGTTGCGCCGTGGTGTACTGGGCATGCGTGCACACGTGGAGCAATATGTCGGAACGTTTGGTTCCAAATCTCTTTGCCGCGCCGGCACTACTGCTTGTTCTGTAAACGACATCGTCGAGCGCTGTTTCGCTGAGTCGTTCCAGGTAGGCATTCCATCTTCGATCGAGCTCATTCCACTTCAAAACGAGCTCTCTCAGGGATGCAATCGCTCCTTCTCCCTCTTGATTTCCCGGCAACTTACCAGGCACATCCCCTGGTACTCGAAACGATTCGTTACCGAGCAACGCTTCTAGCCAGACATTCTCGGCAGCAAACAGGTGGGTCAGCGTTCTCCATACGCTTCCTTGACCGATTGGAAATGACCGACGGAGCTCATCGTCGGACAAGGACTGGACGGCTGTCAGCAAACGATGACTGACCCACATGCGATGCTGATGCAGTCGGCGGACTAAGTCGGGAGCATTCAAGCGTGAGATACTCCGTCAGCTTGCGATGTTTGGGGTTAGGAAGGTTTTCCACGATTCGTATCGGGGGTCTTTGAGAGTGATCGCGATGCCGGGGTTGGACTGAGGGCGAACCGGTGTCGAGAGCAGCTTCATGCTCGCTTGAACAGGTGTTCTTCCACCCTTTCTGCTGTTGCAGCCCAAGCAGGAACAGACAACATTTTCCCAGGTCGTTTTCCCTCCTTGCGAGCGGGGCACGACGTGATCCAAGCTGAGTTGGCTCATCGGTCGGGTTTGGCCACAGTATTGGCAGCGGTAGCCATCGCGCGCGAAGAGGGTTTTGCGATTGAATCGGACGGTTGACTTGGGAATCCGGTCGTAGAGAACGAGCCGAACGATGCGAGGAACCTTCAATTCCCGAGTGGGAGTGCGCAAGTAATCCTCGTCGGATTGTTTTTCAAGCGCCTGCAGTTCCGACAGTTCGCACCAGCTTTCAAAGTCGTAGTTCGAGTACTGGTCTTCGTCGATCGTGATGACTTCGGCGCAACCGCGATAGAGGAGCGTCATGGCGCGGCGCACGTCGACGACGCGAACCGCCATGTAGAATCGGTTCAAAACCAAAACGCTACAATCCAATGAAGAGCTATCGCCCATCCTGACTCCTCCCGGTAAGTATTCTGCCGAATGCCAAACCTCGTGCCACGATGTTCCTAAGCACGAAGCGCTAGAGAATCTGCGAGATTCTATGGCGCTGGACGCCTAGGATTGCGATCGAAAAGTTCGACCCAATAATACCGCATTTGTGATCCGAGTTCCAAAGTTAGACCCAAGAACCGACTGAATTGTTCGAATTTTCACTGACCCTTTTACGTCTATTTTCCAAGCTTGTTTCGCCCCGTCTTCGATCGGCAGACACGTTGGATGAACGCACGGGAGACTGCTTGTGATTTGGCTGGTTGTTGTTCTGCTCTCGCTCCTCGCTTTTGGTTTTTGGACCCTGACTCTCCTGGGGATGCCAGGGAATTGGGGTTTGCTAGCCTTGGCGGCAGGGGTGGCCTATTTCGCACCGGGGGAGCATTCCATAGGGGTGGAAATCCTCGCCCTAGGAAGCATCTTCGCGTTGGCGATTGTGGGGGAGATTGTTGAGTTCTTCGCCGGGGCTGCGGGGGTCAATCAATTGGGTGGTTCCCGCAAAGGGACCGTCCTCGCCCTGGTGGGGTCGATTGTTGGTGCGGTGGTGGGACTCTTTGTCGGAACGCCGATCCCCATTGTCGGCAATGTGATCGCCGCTTTGTTCTTCGGCGGGCTCGGTGCGTTCGGCGGGGCAGTCGCGGGGGAGCGTTGGGACGGCAAAGAATGGGACGTGGCAGTACGGATTGGATGGGGTGCGCTGTGGGGCAAACTGCTGGGAACGTTGCTCAAGGCGATATGCGGCACGGTAGCACTCGCCATCCTCCTCCTCGCGCTTTGGACCTAATGCCATCCTGGCCTTCAGGTCCCGTAGCCGTACCGCTCTGCGTAGTCTCGCCATCGCGTCATGACGAGTTGTTCGACTTCCGGATCCAGACCGAAACGGTTGGTTTGGTATTCCTTTTCCGAATCGGATCTCGCCATCAAGGCCGGACGGACCGACTGGAAGTCGCCAATATCCAATTGGCGATAGATCCTCTCCACCACTTCGACAGGATTCGCTACCAGCTCTTCGTAGCGAACGTCGATGATTTGGGATTCCGACATATCCCGGCGCCCCTTCTCGAATGATTGGTACATGGACTGAAGGGATCGCAGGACGAATTCGGACAAGCGATCATGGTCGGTCGGACGCTGCAATCCCTGCACGGCCTCGAGGGACTTCCAAAGTTTCATCGTCGAGGGATACAGCTTGCGAGGGTCGCGAGCGATATGGATGAACTTGGCATCCGGGTACATTTCCCGAAGAATCTGGATGCGTCCCGTGTGGGGAGGACTCTTGAGGATGAGGGGTTTCTGCGTTCTATACGTCAGGGCGCGGAGGAACCAGTCCAACAGCCGCTTCCATTCGCGAAGTTGTTCGGGGGAGAATCCCTCGCTGCAAAGCGTGTTCTCATCCACAAAGTCATGTTGTGGAAACATGATGTGAGCATAAGGGGTGGGAGCCCCCAGGTTCATCAGAGCGAACTCGTCTTCCTGAGGTAGCGCCCATCCTGCCTTCATGTTGTCCATGGGACGCTTGTTGGGGATTAGCCAACCCCCGAATCGCGTAACCAGATCCTCCGTCAGCAGGAAGTGCGAAGGGGCGAAGCACTCGAAGGTCGTTGGCGAGGCAAACTTCGGATCGAGCGTCAAGAGTTCATGGAGCAACGTGGTTCCGCTGCGCCAATGCCCAAGCACAAAAAGAGGGGGAGCAACCAAAGGGGTGGCGGCAATTTTCTTGCCAAACAATAGATGCTGTGCGAGGCAAAGCAAATCGGAACCCGGCATGAAGCAGCTAACGCCCAGGACAATATGGAATCGATTCCAATCGTATTGAAACCGATTGCGCGCCAGATGGCGGAACCAAATCTTTGACGGCATTCCGTGCCAGAATCTGGGAGCCCAAGATGGGTAAGCGTTGATAGCGGGATCGGCCGAGGACATTCCTGAAGATGGTAATCGCGTTAGCTAGCTGTCATGTGGGCCGGCTTCGATTCCGGAGAAGCGACCTGCCGG includes these proteins:
- a CDS encoding DUF456 domain-containing protein, giving the protein MIWLVVVLLSLLAFGFWTLTLLGMPGNWGLLALAAGVAYFAPGEHSIGVEILALGSIFALAIVGEIVEFFAGAAGVNQLGGSRKGTVLALVGSIVGAVVGLFVGTPIPIVGNVIAALFFGGLGAFGGAVAGERWDGKEWDVAVRIGWGALWGKLLGTLLKAICGTVALAILLLALWT
- a CDS encoding sulfotransferase family protein — translated: MPSKIWFRHLARNRFQYDWNRFHIVLGVSCFMPGSDLLCLAQHLLFGKKIAATPLVAPPLFVLGHWRSGTTLLHELLTLDPKFASPTTFECFAPSHFLLTEDLVTRFGGWLIPNKRPMDNMKAGWALPQEDEFALMNLGAPTPYAHIMFPQHDFVDENTLCSEGFSPEQLREWKRLLDWFLRALTYRTQKPLILKSPPHTGRIQILREMYPDAKFIHIARDPRKLYPSTMKLWKSLEAVQGLQRPTDHDRLSEFVLRSLQSMYQSFEKGRRDMSESQIIDVRYEELVANPVEVVERIYRQLDIGDFQSVRPALMARSDSEKEYQTNRFGLDPEVEQLVMTRWRDYAERYGYGT
- a CDS encoding DinB family protein, whose product is MNAPDLVRRLHQHRMWVSHRLLTAVQSLSDDELRRSFPIGQGSVWRTLTHLFAAENVWLEALLGNESFRVPGDVPGKLPGNQEGEGAIASLRELVLKWNELDRRWNAYLERLSETALDDVVYRTSSSAGAAKRFGTKRSDILLHVCTHAQYTTAQLNNMLRQLGQSTPPDVMLITLARQESAL
- a CDS encoding ThuA domain-containing protein — protein: MSTSASLLSFLLVAVSFALHNQNASAQSRPSQSAAPNSEQQGSGPELAGGNWGRGRRIFHSGAAGCFRCHTARGVGVSLGPDLSALAGRDYTSVLQDVKKPSAEVRPEFTLYEVELDDGSKRSGVLRTVDGRLFLGDSTGALQPLAKDRIREKKSLARSVMPEGLLDPLSEVEVRDLMTFLLTPPPSMPIAGKVAAPPMRSMKEVSDALAGSLPLPKELRPLRIVLVAGKKDHGPGEHDYPAWQVQWGSLLTAAEESTIETAWDFPSEEQLQTADVLIFFQKGDWNDDRASKMDAYFERGGGAIYLHWAVNGGDRAAPFAERIGMASKAGAIRYRHGPLRLELANTDHPILRNLDELDLLDESYWTLAGDPAQITLLASSPEEGKLWPQIWCYERAKGRVFVAIPGHYNWTFDDPLFRVVLLRGIAWSCREPIDRFNELVLPGARVK
- a CDS encoding HNH endonuclease; this translates as MGDSSSLDCSVLVLNRFYMAVRVVDVRRAMTLLYRGCAEVITIDEDQYSNYDFESWCELSELQALEKQSDEDYLRTPTRELKVPRIVRLVLYDRIPKSTVRFNRKTLFARDGYRCQYCGQTRPMSQLSLDHVVPRSQGGKTTWENVVCSCLGCNSRKGGRTPVQASMKLLSTPVRPQSNPGIAITLKDPRYESWKTFLTPNIAS